The Niabella beijingensis genomic interval AAGCAGGTACCGGAAGACCAGCTGGGTATGTTTATGCAAAAATACCGCAGCTCCTCCCCGCAATTCTGGACCGACAGCTTTGAATTGTTCTTTGATAAAACACACAGTCTTTACCAGCCGCAGAATCCCGACATCGATTTTTCAAAAACCTTTGCCATACCCGTAGCCTACAAGAATAAGGTGTACAGCAATTTTGAAACAAAAGAAGTGCAAACCGTAAAACAGGCTTTTGAAAAGTCTTTTTTTATCAAAGATTCCCTCAAAAATATAAAATGGAAACTGACGGATGAAACCCGTGAGATCGCGGGCTACCAGTGCCGCCGGGCCAATGCCCTGTTCTTCGATTCCATTTATGTGATTGCTTTTTATACCGATGAGATCCTCACCAAGGGCGGGCCGGAATCGTTTAAC includes:
- a CDS encoding GLPGLI family protein; this encodes MKRISIALFILIVTACQPAKAQFTAFVNSGRITFERKVNTFAAMQIFLKETKQVPEDQLGMFMQKYRSSSPQFWTDSFELFFDKTHSLYQPQNPDIDFSKTFAIPVAYKNKVYSNFETKEVQTVKQAFEKSFFIKDSLKNIKWKLTDETREIAGYQCRRANALFFDSIYVIAFYTDEILTKGGPESFNGLPGMILGIAIPHQHITIFAKTVTGMDTAPTQWKLPEQGKSTLVNNKEFNATTSKMLKQFGLTSPWVQFFMDL